One window of Trichomycterus rosablanca isolate fTriRos1 chromosome 2, fTriRos1.hap1, whole genome shotgun sequence genomic DNA carries:
- the gabbr1b gene encoding gamma-aminobutyric acid type B receptor subunit 1 isoform X3 — protein MSGGWPGGQACLPSAQMALDLVNKRTDILPDYELELIYYDSRCDPGEATKLLYDLLYTEPIKIVLMPGCSSVSTLVAEAARMWNLIVLSYGSSSPALSNRQRFPTFFRTHPSATLHNPTRVQLFQKWKWTKIATIQQTTEVFTSTLDDLEQRVKEAGIEISVRQSFLTDPAVAVKNLKRQDARIIVGLFYETEARKVFCEVYKEKLYGKKHVWFLIGWYADNWFKIKDPSINCTVEQMTETVEGHVTTEIVMLNPETVRGASNLTSQEFLTQLMSKLGGKNPEETGGFQEAPLAYDAVWALALALNKTVGPLRAKGRRLEDFNYNNRDITAEIYRALNTSSFEGVSGHVVFDAQGSRMAWTLIEQLQGGSYKKIGYYDMTKGNLSWYGNDKWIGSGPPADQTVVIQKFRFISQKLFVSVSVFAGLGILLGIICLTFNIYNSNVRYIQNSQPYLNNMTAVGCMMALAAVFPLGIDGLHVHRSQFPVVCQFRLWLLGLGFSLAYGSMFTKIWWVHTVFTKKDEKRDKRKQHLEPWKLYATVGVLLVIDILSLMIWQIVDPLHITVEKFTREAPKEDLDVLIEPLLEHCSSEKMNTWLGVVYGYKGLLLLLGIFLAYETKSVSTEKINDHRAVGMAIYNVSVLCMITAPVTMILSSKQDASFAFASLAIVFSVYITLVVLFVPKMRRLITRGEWQSDHQETMKTGSSTNNNDEEKSRQLERENKELQKIIQEKEERVSELRNQLSERQALRSRRRPSSTHLNHSSPLLPTSHPDPKSLLPPPGYPLPTADNHSLPQTFSNSSSVYQPDGKIGRNNCHASRLPLLYK, from the exons tgtgacCCCGGGGAGGCGAccaaactgctgtatgacctgcTCTACACGGAGCCCATCAAAATAGTCCTGATGCCCGGCTGCAGCTCCGTCTCCACGCTGGTGGCCGAGGCGGCGCGCATGTGGAACCTCATCGTA CTCTCGTACGGTTCCAGCTCACCGGCCCTGTCCAACCGTCAGCGCTTCCCCACGTTCTTCCGCACCCACCCGTCCGCCACGCTGCACAACCCCACCCGCGTCCAGCTCTTCCAGAAGTGGAAGTGGACCAAGATCGCTACCATCCAGCAGACCACCGAGGTCTTCACTTCA ACTCTGGATGATCTGGAGCAGAGGGTGAAGGAGGCAGGAATAGAGATCAGTGTGAGGCAGAGCTTCCTCACCGACCCTGCTGTCGCCGTTAAAAACCTCAAG CGGCAGGACGCTCGGATCATCGTGGGTTTGTTCTACGAGACGGAGGCGCGTAAAGTCTTCTGTGAG GTCTATAAGGAGAAGCTGTACGGAAAGAAGCACGTCTGGTTCCTGATTGGCTGGTACGCCGACAACTGGTTCAAGATCAAAGACCCGTCGATTAACTGTACGGTGGAGCAGATGACGGAGACGGTGGAGGGTCACGTGACCACCGAGATCGTCATGCTCAACCCGGAGACGGTCCGAGGAGCCTCCAATCTG ACCTCCCAGGAGTTCCTGACTCAGCTGATGTCTAAGCTGGGTGGGAAGAATCCGGAGGAGACGGGAGGCTTCCAGGAGGCGCCGCTGGCCTACGACgcggtctgggctctggctctGGCGCTCAACAAGACGGTGGGGCCACTGAGGGCGAAGGGCCGCCGGCTGGAGGACTTCAACTACAACAACAGGGACATCACGGCCGAGATCTACCGGGCGCTCAACACCAGCTCGTTCGAGGGAGTCTCG GGTCACGTGGTGTTCGACGCTCAGGGTTCGAGGATGGCGTGGACTCTGATCGAGCAACTGCAAG GAGGGAGCTATAAGAAGATCGGCTACTACGATATGACCAAAGGAAACCTGTCCTGGTATGGGAACGACAAGTGGATCG GTTCTGGTCCTCCAGCAGATCAGACGGTGGTGATCCAGAAGTTCAGGTTCATCTCTCAGAAGCTCTttgtttctgtgtctgtgtttgctGGACTGGGCATCTTACTGGGCATCATCTGCCTGACCTTCAACATTTACAACAGCAACGTCAG GTACATCCAGAACTCTCAGCCGTACCTGAACAACATGACGGCCGTGGGCTGCATGATGGCCCTGGCCGCCGTCTTTCCTCTGGGGATCGACGGGCTTCACGTCCACCGCTCGCAGTTCCCCGTCGTCTGCCAG TTCCGGTTGTGGTTGCTCGGCCTCGGGTTCAGTCTGGCCTACGGCAGCATGTTCACCAAGATCTGGTGGGTTCACACCGTCTTCACCAAGAAGGACGAGAAGAGAGACAAGCGGAAG CAACATCTGGAGCCGTGGAAGCTGTACGCCACGGTCGGGGTGCTGCTGGTTATCGACATCCTGTCACTCATGATCTGGCAGATCGTGGATCCTCTGCACATCACAGTAGAG AAGTTTACAAGAGAAGCTCCTAAAGAAGATCTGGACGTGCTGATCGAGCCTCTGCTGGAGCACTGCAGCTCTGAGAAGATGAACACGTGGCTCG GGGTGGTTTATGGCTACAAGGGCTTATTGCTGCTGCTTGGCATCTTCTTGGCCTACGAGACCAAATCCGTCTCCACCGAGAAGATAAATGACCACCGGGCGGTAGGAATGGCCATCTATAACGTCTCG GTCCTGTGCATGATTACGGCCCCGGTCACCATGATCCTGTCCTCCAAGCAGGACGCGTCCTTCGCCTTCGCCTCCCTCGCCATCGTCTTCTCCGTCTACATCACCCTGGTCGTGCTGTTCGTGCCCAAG ATGAGACGGTTGATCACACGCGGTGAGTGGCAGTCTGACCACCAGGAGACCATGAAGACCGGCTCGTCCACCAACAACAACGATGAGGAAAAATCCCGGCAGCTGGAGCGCGAGAACAAAGAGCTTCAGAAGATCATTCAGGAG AAGGAGGAGCGAGTATCTGAACTGAGGAACCAGCTTTCAGAGAGACAGGCGCTCAGATCACGACGACGTCCTTCATCCACCCACCTGAATCACAGCTCCCCTCTTCTACCAACCTCCCACCCCGACCCCAAATCTCTCCTCCCTCCGCCTGGATACCCGCTCCCTACAGCCGACAATCACTCGCTCCCCCAGACGTTCTCCAACTCGTCCAGCGTCTACCAGCCAGACGGCAAGATCGGCCGCAACAACTGCCACGCCAGCCGCCTGCCCCTCCTCTACAAGTGA
- the gabbr1b gene encoding gamma-aminobutyric acid type B receptor subunit 1 isoform X2: MPGVAAGQDRGRPWTSYAFVSLILLLSWSCPALGKKKLYIGALFPMSGGWPGGQACLPSAQMALDLVNKRTDILPDYELELIYYDSRCDPGEATKLLYDLLYTEPIKIVLMPGCSSVSTLVAEAARMWNLIVLSYGSSSPALSNRQRFPTFFRTHPSATLHNPTRVQLFQKWKWTKIATIQQTTEVFTSTLDDLEQRVKEAGIEISVRQSFLTDPAVAVKNLKRQDARIIVGLFYETEARKVFCEVYKEKLYGKKHVWFLIGWYADNWFKIKDPSINCTVEQMTETVEGHVTTEIVMLNPETVRGASNLTSQEFLTQLMSKLGGKNPEETGGFQEAPLAYDAVWALALALNKTVGPLRAKGRRLEDFNYNNRDITAEIYRALNTSSFEGVSGHVVFDAQGSRMAWTLIEQLQGGSYKKIGYYDMTKGNLSWYGNDKWIGSGPPADQTVVIQKFRFISQKLFVSVSVFAGLGILLGIICLTFNIYNSNVRYIQNSQPYLNNMTAVGCMMALAAVFPLGIDGLHVHRSQFPVVCQFRLWLLGLGFSLAYGSMFTKIWWVHTVFTKKDEKRDKRKQHLEPWKLYATVGVLLVIDILSLMIWQIVDPLHITVEKFTREAPKEDLDVLIEPLLEHCSSEKMNTWLGVVYGYKGLLLLLGIFLAYETKSVSTEKINDHRAVGMAIYNVSVLCMITAPVTMILSSKQDASFAFASLAIVFSVYITLVVLFVPKMRRLITRGEWQSDHQETMKTGSSTNNNDEEKSRQLERENKELQKIIQEEERVSELRNQLSERQALRSRRRPSSTHLNHSSPLLPTSHPDPKSLLPPPGYPLPTADNHSLPQTFSNSSSVYQPDGKIGRNNCHASRLPLLYK; this comes from the exons tgtgacCCCGGGGAGGCGAccaaactgctgtatgacctgcTCTACACGGAGCCCATCAAAATAGTCCTGATGCCCGGCTGCAGCTCCGTCTCCACGCTGGTGGCCGAGGCGGCGCGCATGTGGAACCTCATCGTA CTCTCGTACGGTTCCAGCTCACCGGCCCTGTCCAACCGTCAGCGCTTCCCCACGTTCTTCCGCACCCACCCGTCCGCCACGCTGCACAACCCCACCCGCGTCCAGCTCTTCCAGAAGTGGAAGTGGACCAAGATCGCTACCATCCAGCAGACCACCGAGGTCTTCACTTCA ACTCTGGATGATCTGGAGCAGAGGGTGAAGGAGGCAGGAATAGAGATCAGTGTGAGGCAGAGCTTCCTCACCGACCCTGCTGTCGCCGTTAAAAACCTCAAG CGGCAGGACGCTCGGATCATCGTGGGTTTGTTCTACGAGACGGAGGCGCGTAAAGTCTTCTGTGAG GTCTATAAGGAGAAGCTGTACGGAAAGAAGCACGTCTGGTTCCTGATTGGCTGGTACGCCGACAACTGGTTCAAGATCAAAGACCCGTCGATTAACTGTACGGTGGAGCAGATGACGGAGACGGTGGAGGGTCACGTGACCACCGAGATCGTCATGCTCAACCCGGAGACGGTCCGAGGAGCCTCCAATCTG ACCTCCCAGGAGTTCCTGACTCAGCTGATGTCTAAGCTGGGTGGGAAGAATCCGGAGGAGACGGGAGGCTTCCAGGAGGCGCCGCTGGCCTACGACgcggtctgggctctggctctGGCGCTCAACAAGACGGTGGGGCCACTGAGGGCGAAGGGCCGCCGGCTGGAGGACTTCAACTACAACAACAGGGACATCACGGCCGAGATCTACCGGGCGCTCAACACCAGCTCGTTCGAGGGAGTCTCG GGTCACGTGGTGTTCGACGCTCAGGGTTCGAGGATGGCGTGGACTCTGATCGAGCAACTGCAAG GAGGGAGCTATAAGAAGATCGGCTACTACGATATGACCAAAGGAAACCTGTCCTGGTATGGGAACGACAAGTGGATCG GTTCTGGTCCTCCAGCAGATCAGACGGTGGTGATCCAGAAGTTCAGGTTCATCTCTCAGAAGCTCTttgtttctgtgtctgtgtttgctGGACTGGGCATCTTACTGGGCATCATCTGCCTGACCTTCAACATTTACAACAGCAACGTCAG GTACATCCAGAACTCTCAGCCGTACCTGAACAACATGACGGCCGTGGGCTGCATGATGGCCCTGGCCGCCGTCTTTCCTCTGGGGATCGACGGGCTTCACGTCCACCGCTCGCAGTTCCCCGTCGTCTGCCAG TTCCGGTTGTGGTTGCTCGGCCTCGGGTTCAGTCTGGCCTACGGCAGCATGTTCACCAAGATCTGGTGGGTTCACACCGTCTTCACCAAGAAGGACGAGAAGAGAGACAAGCGGAAG CAACATCTGGAGCCGTGGAAGCTGTACGCCACGGTCGGGGTGCTGCTGGTTATCGACATCCTGTCACTCATGATCTGGCAGATCGTGGATCCTCTGCACATCACAGTAGAG AAGTTTACAAGAGAAGCTCCTAAAGAAGATCTGGACGTGCTGATCGAGCCTCTGCTGGAGCACTGCAGCTCTGAGAAGATGAACACGTGGCTCG GGGTGGTTTATGGCTACAAGGGCTTATTGCTGCTGCTTGGCATCTTCTTGGCCTACGAGACCAAATCCGTCTCCACCGAGAAGATAAATGACCACCGGGCGGTAGGAATGGCCATCTATAACGTCTCG GTCCTGTGCATGATTACGGCCCCGGTCACCATGATCCTGTCCTCCAAGCAGGACGCGTCCTTCGCCTTCGCCTCCCTCGCCATCGTCTTCTCCGTCTACATCACCCTGGTCGTGCTGTTCGTGCCCAAG ATGAGACGGTTGATCACACGCGGTGAGTGGCAGTCTGACCACCAGGAGACCATGAAGACCGGCTCGTCCACCAACAACAACGATGAGGAAAAATCCCGGCAGCTGGAGCGCGAGAACAAAGAGCTTCAGAAGATCATTCAGGAG GAGGAGCGAGTATCTGAACTGAGGAACCAGCTTTCAGAGAGACAGGCGCTCAGATCACGACGACGTCCTTCATCCACCCACCTGAATCACAGCTCCCCTCTTCTACCAACCTCCCACCCCGACCCCAAATCTCTCCTCCCTCCGCCTGGATACCCGCTCCCTACAGCCGACAATCACTCGCTCCCCCAGACGTTCTCCAACTCGTCCAGCGTCTACCAGCCAGACGGCAAGATCGGCCGCAACAACTGCCACGCCAGCCGCCTGCCCCTCCTCTACAAGTGA